One [Clostridium] saccharolyticum WM1 DNA segment encodes these proteins:
- a CDS encoding arsenate reductase family protein, with amino-acid sequence MNIQIFGTKKCFDTRKAERYFKERGIKYQFIDMKEKGMSKGEYQGVRQAVGGLGAMLDENCRDQEALSLIRYIADEDKDEKILENQQVLKTPIVRNGKLAAVGYRPEVWKSWN; translated from the coding sequence ATGAACATACAGATTTTTGGAACAAAAAAATGTTTTGATACCAGAAAGGCAGAGCGCTATTTCAAGGAACGGGGAATCAAGTACCAGTTTATTGATATGAAGGAAAAGGGAATGAGCAAAGGCGAATACCAGGGTGTCAGACAGGCTGTGGGAGGACTTGGCGCTATGCTTGATGAAAACTGCAGGGACCAGGAAGCCCTGTCCCTTATCCGTTACATTGCTGATGAGGATAAGGATGAAAAGATCCTGGAAAACCAGCAGGTATTAAAAACCCCTATTGTCAGAAACGGAAAACTGGCTGCGGTTGGATACCGGCCGGAGGTTTGGAAAAGCTGGAACTAG
- a CDS encoding cupin domain-containing protein, producing MRKPEKDQKWVFNREIEGEQAAEGVIRKILAYSDGMMCVENQFEKGAVGKLHSHPHTQITYVASGKFEFTIGEETKVVEAGDTLLKQDGIVHGCVCLEKGILVDIFTPMREDFL from the coding sequence ATGAGAAAACCGGAAAAAGATCAGAAATGGGTATTCAATCGTGAGATAGAAGGAGAACAGGCAGCCGAAGGCGTTATCAGAAAGATTCTGGCATACAGTGATGGTATGATGTGTGTGGAAAACCAGTTTGAAAAGGGGGCAGTGGGAAAACTTCACAGCCATCCTCATACCCAGATCACCTATGTTGCCAGCGGAAAGTTTGAGTTTACCATTGGAGAAGAGACTAAAGTTGTAGAGGCTGGGGACACTCTTTTAAAGCAGGATGGCATTGTCCATGGCTGTGTTTGCCTTGAAAAGGGGATTTTAGTAGATATTTTTACGCCTATGAGAGAAGATTTTTTATAA
- the rd gene encoding rubredoxin, whose product MGKYVCEPCGYVYDPEIGDPDSGIEPGTAFEDLPEDWVCPVCGVGKDMFVEE is encoded by the coding sequence ATGGGAAAGTATGTTTGTGAGCCTTGCGGATATGTGTACGATCCTGAAATCGGTGATCCGGATTCTGGTATTGAGCCAGGGACTGCTTTTGAAGATTTACCAGAAGATTGGGTTTGTCCGGTTTGCGGAGTTGGTAAGGACATGTTTGTTGAAGAGTAA
- a CDS encoding N-acetylmuramoyl-L-alanine amidase family protein, which translates to MTHLKNLLPAAAKTLLLAVLISTTSSSVTWAEEETGPAFAPPVTKITAPEIGPGMRNNSNFVVVLDPGHGKTGGHYSGCHFEYNGITYYEDEITMKIASYTKQYLEQNSNYTVYLTKDSAETTVPLDQRAAFAASVHADLFVSQHVDSALGNGTVKNAYGVSSMAPRTGRYNNELAVQSQDAANTILKQLTTLGLHNRGLILRDSENGTLFPDGSQADYYAIPRYSQMYGIRGFIIEHGFLNHTSDLTLFLSTEVQYKALGEADARGIMEYLQKAGKSTFAQTAQAAQASQTGQASENTNNQNAGTVAPPPVSESKGPGVS; encoded by the coding sequence ATGACTCATTTAAAAAACTTACTGCCTGCAGCCGCAAAGACTCTTTTACTAGCCGTCCTTATTTCCACCACTTCCTCTTCCGTCACATGGGCAGAAGAAGAAACCGGGCCGGCCTTTGCACCTCCGGTAACCAAAATAACAGCCCCTGAAATCGGACCGGGTATGCGGAACAACTCCAATTTTGTTGTAGTCCTGGATCCTGGTCACGGGAAAACCGGCGGACATTATTCCGGCTGCCACTTTGAATACAACGGAATTACTTATTATGAAGATGAGATCACCATGAAGATCGCCTCCTATACAAAACAGTATCTGGAACAGAATTCCAACTATACCGTTTATTTAACAAAGGACAGCGCAGAAACAACCGTCCCCCTGGACCAGCGGGCCGCCTTTGCCGCCTCTGTCCATGCAGACCTTTTTGTAAGTCAGCATGTGGACTCAGCTTTGGGGAACGGTACGGTAAAAAATGCTTATGGTGTAAGCTCCATGGCTCCCAGGACCGGCCGCTATAACAACGAACTGGCCGTTCAGTCCCAGGACGCCGCCAATACCATATTAAAGCAGTTAACCACTCTGGGGCTTCATAACCGGGGCCTGATCCTCAGGGATTCCGAGAACGGAACCTTATTTCCAGACGGCAGTCAGGCCGATTATTATGCCATTCCACGCTATTCCCAGATGTACGGGATCCGTGGCTTTATCATTGAACACGGCTTTTTGAACCATACCAGCGACTTGACCCTGTTTTTATCTACGGAAGTACAGTATAAGGCACTGGGAGAGGCCGACGCAAGAGGCATCATGGAATATCTGCAAAAAGCTGGAAAATCCACTTTCGCACAGACAGCTCAAGCAGCTCAGGCTTCCCAGACTGGTCAAGCTTCTGAGAATACCAATAACCAGAATGCAGGAACCGTTGCCCCTCCTCCTGTCTCTGAAAGCAAGGGGCCGGGGGTAAGCTGA
- a CDS encoding tRNA dihydrouridine synthase, translated as MKYYFAPMEGITGYIYRNAHHMFFDQMDVYFTPFIVPTQNRKFTSREINDFLPEHNKDLHVIPQILTNKGDDFIWAAKELKRYGYEEVNLNLGCPSPTVVSKGRGAGFLGEPDLLEAFFDQIFSALDMKVSVKTRIGKDSSEEFGRLMEIYNKYPIEELIVHPRIQKDFYRNEPDWKSVKDAVSISNFPLCYNGNLFSAEDFERFTADFPSIDRVMLGRGLVANPGLVRKIKGGENLEKGRLKAFHDEVLRGYEEIMSGDRNVLFKMKELWAYMIRMFEGGEKHGKRIRKSQNLLEYRTAADRLFVELDLKKSGGSFAGE; from the coding sequence ATGAAGTATTATTTTGCCCCCATGGAGGGAATTACCGGCTATATCTACCGGAATGCCCACCATATGTTTTTTGATCAGATGGATGTGTATTTTACTCCTTTTATCGTACCCACCCAGAACCGGAAGTTCACCTCCAGGGAAATAAATGATTTTCTGCCGGAGCATAACAAGGATTTGCATGTGATTCCTCAGATTCTCACCAATAAGGGAGATGATTTTATTTGGGCGGCAAAAGAGCTGAAGCGGTATGGATATGAGGAAGTGAATCTAAATCTGGGCTGCCCTTCTCCTACGGTGGTTTCCAAAGGCCGTGGAGCAGGCTTTCTGGGGGAGCCGGACCTGCTGGAGGCTTTCTTTGATCAGATTTTTTCTGCACTGGACATGAAGGTTTCCGTAAAAACCAGAATCGGTAAGGACAGCTCAGAGGAATTTGGAAGGCTTATGGAAATCTATAACAAATATCCCATAGAGGAGCTGATTGTCCATCCCCGGATCCAGAAGGATTTTTACAGAAATGAACCTGACTGGAAGTCTGTGAAAGATGCGGTTTCCATAAGTAATTTTCCTTTATGTTATAATGGAAACCTGTTTTCCGCGGAAGACTTTGAGAGATTCACCGCGGACTTTCCCTCAATAGACCGAGTCATGCTTGGGAGAGGACTGGTGGCAAATCCAGGTCTTGTAAGGAAAATAAAGGGAGGGGAAAACCTGGAGAAAGGACGGTTAAAGGCCTTCCATGATGAGGTCCTGAGAGGATATGAAGAAATCATGTCCGGGGACCGCAATGTTCTATTTAAGATGAAAGAGCTGTGGGCGTATATGATCCGGATGTTTGAGGGGGGCGAAAAGCATGGAAAAAGAATCCGCAAGTCCCAGAATCTGCTGGAGTACAGGACAGCAGCAGACCGACTGTTTGTAGAACTGGATTTAAAAAAGTCCGGAGGATCTTTTGCCGGTGAATAA
- a CDS encoding amidohydrolase → MASKLLIKNAKAIVTCDENDHVYKETDILIEGPKVTAIGPGIVSEGAQVIDGTGKFVYPGLINTHHHFFQTFVRNLITIDYPNLTVMDWIDKIYRIFQIIDNDVIYYSTLTAFADLIKHGCTCAFDHQYCYTNKTGKDPVDRQMEAADLMGIRYHAGRGSNTLPRSEGSSIPDLMLETTGEFLKDCERLIRSYHDPKPYSMRQIVMAPCQPINCRPETFIETVAAARSMGVRMHTHLGEGETEGIRSRYGKRTLEWCRDIGFIGEDVWYAHNWEVLPEEYRLLAETKTGVSHCPTPAVLGGFPILDIKAMQEAGVLISLGCDGSATNDSSNLLDALRVSYMMQAYHTKERGGCVSAYDMLKIATVNGAKTLGRQDLGSLEPEKAADLFMIDGEALELAGAVHDPKNLLARVGLTGNVWLTMINGKVVYQDGVITGVDEKRLASEGEAVCTRVIRKPSEAFRRFL, encoded by the coding sequence ATGGCTTCAAAATTACTGATAAAAAATGCCAAAGCAATTGTGACCTGCGATGAAAATGACCATGTGTACAAGGAGACTGATATCCTGATAGAAGGACCTAAGGTTACAGCCATAGGCCCTGGGATTGTTAGTGAGGGTGCACAGGTCATTGACGGAACAGGAAAATTTGTATATCCCGGGTTGATTAACACCCATCATCACTTCTTTCAAACCTTTGTAAGGAATCTGATCACCATTGATTATCCCAATCTTACGGTTATGGACTGGATCGATAAAATCTACCGGATTTTCCAGATCATTGATAATGATGTCATATACTATTCGACTCTTACGGCGTTTGCCGATCTCATCAAACATGGCTGCACCTGCGCCTTTGACCACCAGTACTGCTATACCAATAAAACCGGCAAGGATCCGGTGGACCGGCAGATGGAGGCGGCGGATCTTATGGGGATCCGCTATCATGCAGGAAGGGGCAGCAACACGCTTCCCCGGAGCGAGGGAAGTTCGATTCCGGATCTTATGCTGGAGACCACCGGTGAATTTTTAAAGGACTGTGAAAGGCTCATCCGTTCTTATCACGATCCAAAGCCCTATTCCATGCGCCAGATCGTCATGGCGCCTTGCCAGCCCATTAACTGCCGGCCGGAAACGTTTATTGAAACTGTGGCGGCAGCCAGAAGCATGGGCGTGCGGATGCATACTCATTTAGGGGAAGGGGAGACGGAGGGGATCAGGTCCCGGTACGGAAAGCGTACCCTGGAATGGTGCCGGGACATCGGCTTTATAGGAGAAGATGTCTGGTATGCCCATAACTGGGAAGTGCTTCCGGAAGAATACCGCTTACTGGCCGAAACAAAAACCGGAGTGTCCCATTGTCCCACGCCGGCTGTTCTGGGTGGGTTTCCCATTCTTGATATTAAGGCAATGCAGGAGGCCGGCGTTCTCATAAGCTTAGGCTGTGACGGGTCCGCAACCAATGACAGCTCCAATTTACTGGATGCCCTTCGCGTATCTTACATGATGCAGGCTTATCATACGAAGGAAAGAGGCGGCTGTGTGTCAGCTTATGATATGTTGAAAATCGCTACCGTTAACGGGGCAAAAACCCTGGGAAGGCAGGATTTAGGTTCTCTGGAACCAGAAAAGGCGGCTGATCTTTTTATGATCGACGGGGAGGCCTTAGAGCTTGCAGGGGCGGTTCATGACCCCAAGAACCTCCTTGCAAGAGTTGGCTTGACAGGAAACGTATGGCTCACTATGATTAATGGAAAAGTGGTTTATCAGGATGGCGTGATCACGGGAGTGGACGAAAAAAGGCTGGCTTCAGAGGGAGAGGCGGTCTGCACCAGGGTGATCCGGAAACCGAGTGAGGCATTCCGCCGTTTTCTGTAA
- a CDS encoding MerR family transcriptional regulator codes for MKDFLSIGEMSSLFGLNIQTLYYYDSIDIFKPRMREMKNGRRKYEFDQIYELATICYMRKLGYSLEEITKQRSTQHAGSALESLKQRSEELHRQWKELISIDEAIQRKLRFIEEEMNQIHTDEITIRHFEDRAYLVIGEEESLYRQNSFYFYPTIAFYQGEEKYFGAYLYPSEEPLPDHVRKDQIRRIPSGDFLCGYHLGSYETVPATIERLRNARPDLDFEDLTINFNILDQFVENQSSGYITHTQIRILKP; via the coding sequence TTGAAGGACTTTTTATCCATTGGAGAGATGAGTTCCCTTTTTGGGCTGAATATACAGACCCTGTATTATTACGACAGCATAGACATTTTTAAACCAAGAATGCGGGAGATGAAAAACGGCAGGAGAAAATATGAATTTGACCAGATCTATGAGTTGGCAACCATATGCTATATGCGAAAGCTTGGGTATTCCCTGGAGGAAATAACAAAGCAGAGGAGTACTCAGCATGCCGGTTCTGCCCTGGAGTCATTGAAGCAGCGTTCCGAGGAGCTTCACAGGCAATGGAAGGAGCTGATATCCATTGATGAGGCCATTCAGAGAAAGCTTCGGTTTATTGAGGAAGAGATGAACCAAATTCATACGGATGAAATCACCATCCGCCATTTTGAGGACAGGGCCTACCTTGTCATTGGAGAGGAAGAATCTCTTTACCGGCAGAATTCCTTCTATTTTTATCCCACCATTGCCTTCTATCAGGGGGAAGAGAAATATTTCGGAGCCTATTTATATCCCTCAGAAGAGCCGTTGCCGGATCATGTGAGAAAGGACCAGATACGCAGAATCCCTTCCGGTGATTTTTTGTGCGGTTACCATTTAGGTTCTTATGAAACAGTTCCTGCAACCATTGAACGCCTCCGCAATGCGAGGCCGGATTTGGATTTTGAAGATCTTACCATAAATTTTAATATTCTGGATCAGTTTGTGGAAAACCAGAGTTCCGGTTATATCACTCATACCCAGATCCGGATATTGAAACCATAA
- a CDS encoding BMP family protein: MKNMRKLAALVLAASMAAASLAGCGKTAETKEVREETGTKAEAGTKAETSKTLKVALCLSGAANDMGWCQAAYDGLKLLESDYGCETAYTENLTPDDIEAAFADYAANGFDVVIGHGYEFGDPAVEVAGQYPDTKFIVTEGEVSAGNVASYVTKCEEGGYVMGMLAAGMSKSNKIGFVGPIQGASLVKIMNGFEDGAKSVKPDIEVQTAWTGSFTDTALGKEAAQAMIDNGADVIGHCANESGTGAINAAKEGKIYATGDSYDQNGLAPETVLSSSVYHIPKVIEAAFKTVEEGTFAGGIYELGMKEGAVSIASYHELEVKIPDEVKAEIEKKVSAITSGEFTVPCDTKVR; the protein is encoded by the coding sequence ATGAAAAACATGAGAAAGCTGGCAGCCCTGGTTCTTGCTGCCTCCATGGCGGCAGCATCTTTGGCAGGCTGCGGCAAAACCGCAGAGACAAAAGAGGTCCGGGAAGAGACAGGAACCAAGGCTGAGGCAGGAACAAAGGCTGAGACTTCAAAAACCTTAAAGGTAGCACTTTGTCTTTCCGGTGCTGCGAACGACATGGGCTGGTGCCAGGCCGCCTATGATGGATTAAAGCTTTTGGAATCCGACTATGGCTGTGAAACCGCCTATACGGAAAATCTGACTCCTGATGATATAGAAGCCGCATTTGCCGATTATGCCGCCAATGGTTTTGATGTGGTGATCGGTCATGGGTATGAGTTCGGCGACCCTGCGGTTGAAGTAGCCGGGCAGTATCCGGATACAAAATTTATTGTAACAGAAGGAGAGGTTTCCGCCGGCAATGTAGCTTCCTATGTGACCAAATGCGAAGAAGGCGGTTACGTCATGGGAATGCTTGCTGCAGGAATGTCAAAAAGCAATAAGATCGGCTTTGTAGGTCCTATTCAGGGAGCCTCCCTTGTAAAAATCATGAATGGCTTTGAAGACGGCGCAAAATCGGTAAAGCCTGACATCGAAGTTCAGACTGCATGGACCGGCTCCTTTACGGATACGGCTCTTGGAAAAGAAGCTGCCCAGGCGATGATCGACAATGGAGCCGATGTCATCGGCCATTGTGCCAATGAATCCGGCACTGGTGCCATCAATGCGGCAAAGGAAGGAAAAATCTATGCTACCGGTGATTCCTATGACCAGAACGGGCTGGCTCCGGAAACAGTGCTTTCCTCTTCCGTATACCATATCCCAAAGGTGATTGAGGCCGCATTCAAGACTGTGGAAGAAGGAACCTTTGCAGGAGGAATCTATGAACTGGGAATGAAGGAAGGAGCGGTCAGCATCGCGTCCTACCATGAGTTAGAAGTTAAGATCCCGGATGAGGTGAAGGCAGAGATTGAAAAAAAGGTATCAGCCATTACATCAGGAGAATTTACGGTTCCATGTGATACAAAGGTCAGATAG
- a CDS encoding ABC transporter ATP-binding protein, which yields MALLEMKHITKAFSGVYANQDVSLSVEQGEIHALLGENGAGKTTLMNILFGIYQPDGGEILYKGKTARFQSPADAISRGIGMVHQHFSLVNRMTVLDNIILGSGRKKEVLDRKAAAEEICLLAEKYGLFVNPYEQVSSLSVGEQQRVEILKALYRKADLLILDEPTGVLTPQETENFFQVLKRLKEEGHGIIIITHRLSEIMAISDKVTILRDGKAVKDFITQNTTPEELSAHMIGRPLSPGMAERKKPIEETALRLEGVSLLKRHGNKKSLDSICLTVYKGEILGIAGVEGNGQKELSEVITGIRKHTEGTIFFEGEAIDSRTVKERFNKGISYISDDRHQDSLVADMTVTENMILRSYNRQPFSKNRILNHKQAESLALEAVAEYGIRTSGKSGIRTPVKLMSGGNQQKVILSREISPEARLIVASQPTRGLDIGATEFVHQTLMKQKNQGKSVLLISADLDEILSLSDRIAVLFEGRIMGVLDREEADVFKIGLYMGGVTKKEESHEPDETVKGG from the coding sequence ATGGCATTATTGGAGATGAAACACATCACAAAAGCATTTTCCGGCGTCTACGCCAATCAGGATGTAAGCCTGTCCGTGGAACAGGGGGAAATCCATGCCCTGCTTGGGGAAAACGGGGCAGGAAAGACGACGCTTATGAATATCTTGTTCGGTATTTATCAGCCGGATGGGGGAGAGATCCTTTACAAAGGTAAAACAGCCCGGTTCCAATCTCCGGCCGATGCCATCAGCCGGGGGATCGGCATGGTCCACCAGCATTTTTCTCTTGTGAACCGGATGACAGTGCTTGACAACATTATTCTGGGATCTGGACGTAAGAAAGAGGTCCTTGACAGAAAGGCGGCAGCAGAGGAGATCTGCCTGCTGGCTGAAAAATACGGCCTGTTTGTAAATCCTTATGAACAGGTGAGCAGCTTATCCGTGGGGGAACAGCAAAGAGTGGAGATCTTAAAGGCATTATACCGGAAGGCAGATTTGCTGATTTTAGATGAACCCACAGGAGTTCTGACCCCGCAGGAAACGGAAAATTTCTTTCAGGTATTAAAGCGGTTAAAGGAAGAGGGACATGGGATTATCATCATCACTCACCGCTTAAGTGAAATCATGGCAATCAGTGACAAGGTCACTATTTTAAGGGATGGCAAGGCGGTTAAGGATTTCATCACGCAAAATACAACCCCGGAGGAATTGTCCGCCCATATGATAGGCAGGCCTCTATCCCCTGGCATGGCGGAGCGGAAGAAACCGATAGAGGAAACAGCCTTAAGACTTGAGGGTGTTTCCTTATTGAAAAGACATGGAAACAAAAAGTCCCTGGACAGCATCTGTCTTACGGTTTATAAAGGTGAGATACTTGGAATTGCCGGAGTGGAAGGTAACGGGCAAAAGGAGCTTTCCGAGGTGATCACGGGAATCCGTAAGCATACGGAAGGAACCATTTTCTTTGAAGGGGAAGCCATTGACAGCAGAACGGTTAAAGAGCGTTTTAACAAGGGCATTTCCTATATATCCGATGACCGGCACCAGGACAGTCTGGTTGCAGATATGACGGTAACGGAAAACATGATCCTGCGTAGCTATAACCGGCAGCCTTTTTCAAAAAACAGGATCCTGAACCACAAGCAGGCGGAAAGCCTGGCTTTGGAGGCGGTGGCAGAGTATGGGATCCGCACTTCTGGAAAAAGCGGGATCAGGACGCCGGTTAAGCTGATGAGCGGCGGAAACCAGCAGAAGGTGATTTTATCCCGTGAAATATCCCCGGAGGCAAGATTGATTGTTGCCAGCCAGCCTACGAGAGGATTGGATATCGGAGCAACGGAATTTGTCCATCAGACTCTGATGAAACAGAAAAACCAGGGAAAGAGTGTATTGCTCATTTCTGCGGATCTGGATGAGATCCTTTCATTAAGTGACAGGATCGCAGTTCTGTTTGAAGGCCGGATCATGGGTGTTCTTGACAGAGAAGAAGCCGATGTATTTAAAATCGGGCTTTACATGGGCGGAGTGACAAAAAAGGAGGAAAGCCATGAACCAGATGAAACAGTTAAAGGCGGCTGA
- a CDS encoding ABC transporter permease codes for MNQMKQLKAAEVVKLALISIGAAAILVLLSGADPLTASKMFFNGIFGSTSGFGEVFVKATPLILTGLGCSVAFRTGFFNIGGEGQFYIGALASAWVAINATAVPGVFRIILAIACGFLLGGLWALAAAILKAKLGISEIICTIMLNYISINLLGIAVRTFLMDPAGSIPQSEKIDASAVLLRFLAPTRVHTGIFIALGAVLFVWFLMEKTAAGYEFRVVGFNKRAAACNGISVVKNIILSAVLSGGLAGTAGAVEVLGVQKKLLEGMSGGCGYTAILITLLASNHPAGVLVVSVLFAALEVGANSMQRQMGVPSSIVDFLIGFIVLLILGRELLAGKMRAREGK; via the coding sequence ATGAACCAGATGAAACAGTTAAAGGCGGCTGAAGTGGTGAAGCTCGCTTTGATTTCCATTGGGGCGGCGGCCATTCTTGTGCTTTTGTCAGGTGCTGATCCTCTCACGGCAAGCAAGATGTTCTTTAACGGAATTTTCGGCAGTACAAGCGGCTTCGGGGAAGTGTTTGTGAAAGCAACTCCTCTGATCTTAACCGGGCTTGGCTGCTCCGTGGCTTTTAGGACCGGATTTTTTAATATTGGCGGGGAAGGACAATTCTACATAGGGGCGCTTGCTTCCGCCTGGGTGGCAATCAATGCCACCGCAGTCCCTGGTGTTTTCCGGATCATCCTTGCCATTGCCTGCGGTTTCCTGCTGGGCGGATTATGGGCCCTTGCGGCGGCAATCCTAAAGGCTAAGCTTGGAATTTCAGAGATCATATGTACCATTATGCTTAATTATATTTCCATAAATCTTCTAGGAATCGCAGTCCGGACCTTTCTCATGGATCCGGCCGGAAGTATCCCCCAATCGGAAAAGATCGATGCATCTGCAGTACTTTTGCGTTTTCTAGCCCCCACCAGAGTCCATACGGGCATTTTTATAGCCCTTGGTGCCGTGCTCTTTGTTTGGTTTCTCATGGAAAAAACAGCAGCAGGCTATGAATTCAGAGTCGTCGGTTTTAACAAACGGGCTGCGGCATGCAATGGTATTTCAGTGGTGAAAAACATCATTCTGTCGGCGGTGCTGAGCGGCGGCCTTGCGGGAACTGCAGGAGCTGTGGAGGTACTGGGAGTTCAGAAAAAACTGCTTGAAGGCATGTCGGGAGGCTGCGGCTATACAGCAATTCTTATCACTCTTCTGGCCTCCAATCATCCGGCCGGAGTGCTTGTGGTCTCTGTTTTATTTGCTGCGCTGGAGGTAGGGGCAAATTCCATGCAAAGGCAGATGGGGGTTCCGTCCTCCATTGTGGATTTTCTCATCGGTTTTATTGTGCTGCTGATTCTGGGCAGGGAGCTTCTGGCCGGAAAAATGAGAGCAAGGGAGGGAAAATAG
- a CDS encoding ABC transporter permease: protein MLDQILTVGFLTAFLSAAVRMAVPLAYAGLGETISEKSGILNIGMEGVMLSGAFFSFAGTFFSGSIPVGLFCAAAGGAAVSMIHGILSIRLSKDQSVSGIAINIFVLGVTSFLYKLMSGGQSYQQIQPIMRLRIPVLADIPLIGNAFFYQDILTYLLYFMVVGVSFFYKKTNTGLSFAAIGENPRSADSAGIPVYRYQYISMILNGVLGGIGGAYLVLVQVGNFSENMTSGRGYIALAAVILGRYVPFGMLGAALLFGSANALQIRLQAIGVPLPSQALSMLPYLITLAALLGSVGKSHGPEGLGKPFVRGAR, encoded by the coding sequence ATGCTGGACCAGATTTTAACCGTCGGCTTTCTGACTGCCTTTTTATCGGCAGCCGTACGTATGGCAGTGCCTCTTGCCTATGCAGGGCTTGGGGAGACGATTTCGGAAAAAAGCGGAATACTGAATATTGGTATGGAAGGCGTTATGCTTTCCGGTGCTTTTTTCTCTTTTGCAGGCACATTTTTCTCAGGAAGTATACCAGTGGGGCTTTTTTGCGCCGCAGCGGGGGGAGCGGCTGTCAGCATGATCCATGGGATTTTGTCCATCAGGCTGTCCAAGGACCAGTCGGTCAGCGGAATTGCCATCAATATATTTGTCCTTGGAGTGACCAGCTTTTTATATAAACTCATGTCAGGCGGACAATCCTACCAGCAAATCCAGCCGATTATGAGGCTGAGGATCCCGGTGCTCGCTGACATTCCCCTGATTGGTAACGCGTTCTTTTATCAGGACATCCTGACCTATCTCTTGTATTTCATGGTCGTGGGCGTATCATTTTTTTATAAAAAGACAAACACCGGTCTTTCCTTTGCTGCCATTGGCGAGAACCCACGTTCCGCAGATTCGGCAGGGATTCCTGTTTACCGGTACCAGTATATTTCCATGATCTTAAACGGGGTGCTTGGGGGAATCGGAGGTGCTTATCTGGTTCTAGTACAGGTGGGGAATTTTTCAGAAAATATGACCTCTGGAAGAGGCTACATTGCCTTGGCGGCTGTCATCCTGGGGCGTTATGTTCCTTTTGGTATGCTGGGAGCTGCTTTATTGTTCGGATCTGCCAATGCTTTGCAGATCCGCCTTCAGGCAATCGGAGTTCCTCTCCCCTCTCAGGCATTGTCCATGCTGCCCTATCTGATCACCTTGGCTGCCCTGTTGGGTTCGGTTGGAAAGAGTCATGGACCGGAAGGCCTTGGAAAGCCGTTTGTACGCGGCGCCAGATAG